The Vibrio crassostreae genomic interval CACAACTGTAAGTCGATGCTGTTTATTGGTTCAAACCCAGCAGAAGCTCACCCAGTGGCAATGCAACACATCCTAATCGCGAAAGAGAAGAACAACTGTAAGATCGTTGTTGCGGATCCTCGTCGTACACGTACTGCTGCTAAATCTGATCACTATGTATCACTTCGCCCAGGTTCAGACGTTGCGTTTATCTGGGGTGTGTTATGGCATGTCTTTGCTAACAAATGGGAAGACCAAGAATTCATCCGCCAACGTGTATTCGGCATGGACGAGATCCGTGAAGAAGTTGCGAAGTGGAGCCCAGCAGAAGTTGAACGTGTAACAGGCGTAAGCGAAGAAGACGTTTACCACACAGCGAAACTGCTTTCTGAAAACCGTCCGGGTTGTATCGTTTGGTGTATGGGTGGTACTCAACACACCACAGGTAACAACAACACACGTGCTTACTGTGTACTTGAGCTTGCGCTAGGGAACATCGGTAAATCAGGCGGCGGTGCAAACATTTTCCGTGGTCACGATAACGTACAGGGTGCAACTGACCTTGGCGTACTGTCTGACACGCTGCCAGGTTACTACGGCTTGTCTGAAGGCTCATGGCGCCACTGGTCGAAAGTTTGGGATATCGACTTTGATTGGATCAAAGGCCGTTTCGACGACAACGCATACGGCGGTCAAAAACCAATGAACAGTGCAGGTATTCCTGTCTCTCGTTGGGTTGATGGTGTACTTGAAGACAAAGACAAGATTCGTCAACGCGAAAACATCCGCGCGATGTTCTACTGGGGTCACGCAGTGAACTCTCAGACTCGTGGTCCAGAGATGAAGAAAGCGATGCAGAAGCTGGATATGATGGTTATTGTTGACCCATACCCAACGGTTGCAGCGGTAATGAATGATCGTACTGACGGCGTTTACCTGCTACCAGCGACGACTCAGTTTGAAACCTACGGCAGTGTAACGGCATCGAACCGTTCTCTACAGTGGCGTGACAAGGTGGTAGATCCTCTGTTCGAATCTAAGCCTGACCACGAAATCATGTACCTTCTTTCTAAGAAGCTTGGTTTCTCTGATCAGCTGTTCAAAAACATCCGTGTTGAGAACAACCAACCATTGATTGAAGACATTACTCGTGAATTCAACAAAGGTATGTGGACGATCGGTTACACAGGTCAAAGCCCAGAACGTTTGAAAGAGCACCAACAGAACTGGCATACATTCCACAAAACGTCTCTGGAAGCAGAGGGCGGGCCTGCAAATGGTGAGACTTACGGTCTTCCTTGGCCATGTTGGGGTACGCCAGAAATGAAACACCCAGGCACACATATCCTTTACGATACGTCTAAGACTGTCGCTGAAGGTGGTGGTAACTTCCGCACTCGTTTCGGTGTTGAGTTTGAAGGTCAAAACCTACTGGCTGAAGACAGCTACTCGAAAGGCAGCGAAATCAAAGATGGCTACCCTGAGTTCAGTGACAAACTACTGAAACAACTGGGTTGGTGGGATGACCTAACAGCAGAAGAGAAAGCCTCTGCTGAAGGTAAAAACTGGAAGACCGACGTTTCTGGCGGTATTCAACGTGTGGCTATCAAGCACGGTTGTATCCCGTTTGGTAATGCAAAAGCGCGTGCGATTGTTTGGACATTCCCAGACCGCGTGCCACTGCACCGTGAGCCGCTTTACACACCACGTCGCGACCTAGTTGCTGACTACCCAACATGGGATGACAAAGAGGCGATCTTCCGTGTACCTACGCTTTACAAGTCGATTCAAGAGCAAGACAAATCTGGTGAATACCCGATTATCCTGACTTCTGGTCGTCTGGTTGAGTACGAAGGTGGTGGTGAAGAGACACGTTCTAACCCTTGGCTAGCAGAACTTCAACAAGAGATGTTCGTTGAAGTAAACCCGAAAGACGCGAACGACATCGGCTTTAAAGACGGTGATGATGTTTGGGTTGAGGGTGCTGAGAAGGGCCGAATTAAGGTGAAAGCGATGGTTACACGTCGTGTTAAACCTGGCTTGGCGTTCATCCCATTCCACTTCGGTGGTAAGTTCCAAGGTGAAGATTTGCGTTCTAAGTACCCAGAAGGCACGGATCCTTACGTTATTGGTGAAGCTGCTAACACAGCAACCACTTATGGTTACGACCCTGTCACGTTGATGCAGGAAACGAAAGTAACCCTTTGTAATATTCGTAAAGCGTAAGGAGTCTTAAAATGGCTAGAATGAAATTTCTTTGTGACACCAAGCGTTGTATCGAATGTAACGGTTGTGTCACTGCATGTAAGAATGAAAATGATGATGCCCTGGAATGGGGTATTCAACGTCGTCGCGTTGTCACACTGAACGATGGCGAACCGGGTGAAAACTCTATCTCAGTAGCGTGTATGCACTGTACTGATGCGCCATGTATGGCGGTTTGTCCTGCAGACTGTTTTGAACATACAGAAGACGGCATCGTACTTCACAATAAAGATCTGTGTATCGGTTGTGGTTACTGCTTGTTTGCTTGCCCATTTGGCGCACCTCAATTCCCTAAACAGGAAGCATTTGGTGAGCGCGGTAAGATGGACAAATGTACCTTCTGTGCTGGCGGCCCTGAAACAGAACCAGGTTCTATAGAAGAGCGTCAGAAATACGGTGCGAACCGTATTGCTGAAGGTAAGCTTCCAATGTGTGCTTCGCTTTGTTCAACTAAAGCACTGCTAGCGGGTGACGCAGAGAAAGTTTCTGATGTTTTCCGTCAGCGTGTAGTTGAACGTGGTGCGAAAGGTGCAGGTTGGACAGACGGCAACGACCTTTCTTACGATGCGACTAAGAGCTAAGTAGGAGAGACATATGCTTACAATGTTTAAGCGTCTCTTCCTTGTTGTGCTGCCTATGTTGGCAGCACTAACAATGCTTTCTCCTATGAGTCATGCATCTGAGACGAACTCATCACAAACTCAATCGAGCTCTGCTCAACGAGAAATCACTCAACTTGCTGGTGCCGATTTTTGGCGACAAGTAAGAAATGGTGAAGAAGGTTACACCACATCTCAATCGGCTGAACACGGTGTGTTAATCAGTACTCCAGGTCAGACGTGGTACATATTGAAAGAGAAGTGGATGTCACCAGCCGGTGCCGTCGCTATCTTTGGCAGTATTGCTTTCGTGACTTTGATGTACGTTGTGATTGGACCGCTAATGCTAAGCGCACCAAGAACAGGTCGTAAGATCAAACGTTGGTCTCGACTTGATCGTGCATTGCACTGGAGCATGGCGTTTACCTTCTTAACACTGGCATTCAGTGGTTTGATGTTGGTTTACGGTAAACACTTCTTGAAACCTTATATCCCAACGGATCTATGGGGCTTCATTGTTCTACTGGCTAAGCAATACCACAACTACATCGGACCGATTTTCTATGTGCTGTTGATGGCTGTTCTGATCAAGTGGTGGCGCAAGTCTATCTTTAAGATGGTCGATATCCAGTGGTTCATGAAACTGGGTGGCATGGTAGGGAAACATAAAGGTTCTCACCCATCTGCAGAGTTCTCGAACGCGGGTGAAAAAGCACTGTTCTGGCTATTGATTGTTATGGGTAGTGTGGCTGCGATCAGTGGCTTGGTTTTAGACTTCCCAATCTTCGGTCAAACGCGTCGAGATATGGAGCTTTCAAACCTAGTCCATATGTTAGCTGCTTTGATCCTTATCTGTGGTTTCGTGTTCCACATCTACATCGGCTTGTTCGGTATGGAAGGGGCACTAGAAGGCATGGTAACAGGCGAAGTTGATGAGACTTGGGCTAAAGAGCACCATGACCTTTGGTACAAAGAAGTGATGGAACAAGAGAAAAACGGCGTTGAGCAAAGCGCTAACGCAGCAACAGAGAAAACGGAAGGGGTGAATAAGAATGAACAAACCTCATAAAGGTATTTGGGTCGCTTACATACTAAGCTGCTTTACACCATTTACTTGCCTTCTCTCTGGTGTGGTTGCCATCATCTACGCGGGCTATCGTTTAGATAAAGGCGAAGACGGGGAAGTAGTGGATACCCATTACTACGGACTGATTCGCTCGTTCTTCTTGAACCTGACGTTCTTCGTGGTGCTTATCGTAACGGTAGCGACCTCTAATGGCGTGTTAATCGGTGTGAACGATTACTGGTATCAAAACCATATTGTCGATGACATCGCTTACTACATTCCATATGTAGGCATGTTGTTCGGTGGTGTTGCGATTGTGGTTTGGTTTATCCGTATGTATCAAGGCATGCAGCGTTTAAGTCAAAACCTACCGCAAAGCCCGTCGACAGGGCCAAACCTGTAACGCTAACACGTTAACGACATATCTAAAGAAAGCCCAGTGATTCAAATTCACTGGGCTTTTTGTTTTTAGGCTATGGAACAGTAAATTGTTGTCAGCCGCTCTCTGTATCAGAACCTACTTATTGGCCGCTTCAATATGGTGCAACTCCCTTATTTGGTGCAATTGTCGTGGTTGTTTTTTCAATTTTTAATAACCATAAAAGTGCACGTAAATATTTAGACCCTAATAATCAATGACTTAAAATTAAAATCTGTTGCACGAAAATTACCCTTAACACTTGGAACACATCTTGCGTTTACTGTTGAGTCTTTAATTAATTACAACATTGAATCGCACGATATCAGTGCAAATCAGATAAAGCGAAGGAGAATGCTTTAATGAGTGAAACGGTGACTCAAGTTCATAGTGCAGTACAAACCCTTACCCAAAGTTCAGATACTTTATTCCTACTACTTGGCGCAATCATGGTCTTCCTGATGCATGCAGGCTTTGCTTTTCTCGAAGTCGGTACCGTGCGAAAGAAAAACCAAGTAAACGCGCTGGTTAAAATCCTTTCCGACTTTGGTGTCTCCGCCATCGCTTATTTCTTTATCGGTTACTGGGTTGCTTACGGTGCACACTTTTTTGCCGACGCTGAAACGCTCTCACAAGGTAATGGTTACGAACTGGTTAAGTTCTTCTTCCTAATGACCTTCGCTGCGGCAATTCCAGCGATCGTTTCAGGGGGTATCGCAGAGCGTGCACGTTTCTATCCAATTTTGATCGCAACGTTATTTACCGTTGGTTTCGTATACCCATTTTTCGAAGGCATCATTTGGAACGGTAACTTTGGTTTCCAAGATTGGCTAGAAGGCCAGTTTGGCTATGGTTTCCATGACTTCGCAGGCTCGGTAGTGGTTCACGGTGTCGGCGGTTGGATTGCATTGGTTGCGGTTTACTTCTTAGGGATGCGTAAAGGTCGCATCCGCGCGGGTAAGCACACTAACTTCGCACCATCGAACATTCCATTTTTAGCACTAGGTTCTTGGATCTTATGTGTGGGTTGGTTTGGCTTTAACGTGATGTCTGCACAAGCAATCAACGGCATCAGCGGCCTAGTGGCGATGAACTCACTGATGGCAATGGTTGGCGGTATTCTTGCGGCGCTTGTTGCTGGTAAGAATGACCCGGGCTTTATCCATAATGGTCCTTTGGCTGGCTTAGTAGCAATTTGTGCAGGTTCAGACTTAATGCACCCATTAGGCGCTTTGGTGACAGGCGGTGTGGCAGGCGCGTTGTTCGTTTACTTGTTCACGTACATGCAAAACAAAACACAGATTGATGATGTATTGGGTGTATGGCCTCTGCATGGTGTATGTGGCGCTTGGGGTGGCATTGCAGCGGGTATCTTCGGTCAGCAAGCATTCTGGGGCTTAGGCGGTGTGAGCTTTGCTTCTCAAGTGGTTGGTACACTGGCGGGTATTGCTGTTGCTCTGATTGGTGCTTTGATTGTTTACGGCGTGCTCAGCAAGCTAACTGGCCTACGTTTAAGTGAAGAAGATGAGTTCAACGGTGCGGATCTTTCAATCCATAAGATCTCATCTATCAACGAAGACTAACGTCGTTCACTTTGATGGGTTTAGGCTCATCAAGTAGGCATCAGTTAAACAGAACTAAGCGGCTTCGGTCGCTTTTTTTGTTTCTATGAAAAGTAAAACCGAGAGTTTGAGTAAGAACGGTCACAACTATCAAGCGAGTTATGTCACAAATAGCCAATGAATTCAGTTGCCTAAGACTATGGTCTAATCCCTAAAACTATTGTTGGAATTTGAACAGTGCTAAGCTGTTACAAAGTGACATATTGAAAAGGACGTTATATGCATTTCCCATATCGAAATATCGTAATTCTTACTGGCGCCGGCATTTCCGCGGAGTCGGGGATTCAAACATTCCGAGCACAAGACGGATTATGGGAAAACCATAAAATCGAAGATGTCGCGACCCCTGAAGGGTTTGCAAAAGATCCCGACTTGGTTCAAGCCTTCTATAACAAGCGTCGCCATGGTTTACAAGGTGAGGGCATTCAACCAAACTCAGCCCACAAGGCGCTAGGTGAGCTTGAAGACAAACTTGATGGCAAAGTAACAATCATCACTCAGAACATCGACAACCTGCACGAGAGAGGCGGTAGCAACAACATTATCCACATGCACGGTGAACTTCTAAAAGCACGTTGCAGTGAATCGAATCAAGTTATCGAATATAAAGATGACATTGAAACTGGTGAACTTTGTCACTGTTGTCAAATTCCAGCGCAAATGCGTCCTCATATTGTGTGGTTTGGCGAAATGCCATTAAGAATGGGTGACATCTATTCAGCACTCGAAGAAGCCGATCTCTTTATCTCTATCGGAACTTCAGGTGTTGTTTATCCAGCTGCAGGCTTTGTTCATGATGCAAAAATGCACGGTGCACACACTATCGAGATAAACCTCGAACCTAGCGCAGTTGAAAGTGAGTTTGAAGAGAAGCGTTACGGCAAGGCGAGCATCGAGGTACCTAAACTCGTCGGGGAATTGTTATGTTCAGAGAAAGGTTCTTTAACGGCCTAAGCCTTGTCTTTGATAAAGCGCATCAGTTTCTGAATCTGAAAAAAATAAAGCGGCTTACGCCGCTTTATTTACTTAACTGATTAACTAACAATAACTTAGTTGTTCACTTTAAGTTTTTGGAAGTACTCGTCATAAATGACGCTCGCTTCACCAACTTCATCTTGCCATACACCGTTATCCATCACTGCTTGTGGTGGGAAAACGTTCTTGTCTTCAGCAAATTCTTTTGGAAGAAGAGGGTAAGCGGTTTTTACTGGAGTCGGGTAGCCGATCTCTAGAGCAATTTTCGCTGCGTTCTCTGGGCGAAGAAGGAAATCGATCATCTTATGAGCGGCTTCGATGTTCTTAGCACCAGATGGAATCGCTAAGCTGTCCATCCAGAAGATAGCGCCTTTCTCTGGCCAGATAATGTCAATCGTTGCGCCTTCTTGGCGTGCCATGTAAGCAGAGCCATTCCAAAGCATACCAAGTGACACTTCACCCGCTAGGTAAGGGTTCGCAGGGAAGTCTGAGTTAAATACCAATACGTTTGGCATCAACTTACGAAGTTCTTCGTACGCTTCTTTGATTTCTTCTGGGTTGGTTGTGTTTGGAGAGTAACCCAGTTTAGATAAAGCGATATGGAAAACCTCACGAGAGTCATCCATCATCATCAACTGACCTTCCCACTGTGTATCCCACAGGTCGCCCCAGTTTTTCACTGAAGACTTGTCTAGCATATCTGAGTTGATACCAATGCCCGTTGCACCCCAAATGTATGGGATTGAGTAGTTGTTGCTTGGGTCAAATGGCTTATCTAAGTAATTTGGATCCAAATCAGCAAAGTGGCTTAGCTTAGTTTTATCAAGCTCTTGAAGCATGCCTTCTTTACGCATCTTAGAAACGAAGTAAGTAGAAGGAACCACTAAGTCATAACCCGTACC includes:
- a CDS encoding formate dehydrogenase subunit alpha produces the protein MKLVKRSDSVSKETNQLGVSRRAFMKNTSLAAGGAVVGASLFAPGMMKKAQAKSVDPEAKTEVKRTICSHCSVGCGIYAEVQNGVWTGQEPAFDHPFNAGGHCAKGAALREHGHGERRLKYPMKLEGGKWKKLSWEQAIEEIGNKALELRKESGPDSVYFLGSAKHSNEQAYAFRKMASLWGTNNVDHQARICHSTTVAGVANTWGYGAMTNSFNDMHNCKSMLFIGSNPAEAHPVAMQHILIAKEKNNCKIVVADPRRTRTAAKSDHYVSLRPGSDVAFIWGVLWHVFANKWEDQEFIRQRVFGMDEIREEVAKWSPAEVERVTGVSEEDVYHTAKLLSENRPGCIVWCMGGTQHTTGNNNTRAYCVLELALGNIGKSGGGANIFRGHDNVQGATDLGVLSDTLPGYYGLSEGSWRHWSKVWDIDFDWIKGRFDDNAYGGQKPMNSAGIPVSRWVDGVLEDKDKIRQRENIRAMFYWGHAVNSQTRGPEMKKAMQKLDMMVIVDPYPTVAAVMNDRTDGVYLLPATTQFETYGSVTASNRSLQWRDKVVDPLFESKPDHEIMYLLSKKLGFSDQLFKNIRVENNQPLIEDITREFNKGMWTIGYTGQSPERLKEHQQNWHTFHKTSLEAEGGPANGETYGLPWPCWGTPEMKHPGTHILYDTSKTVAEGGGNFRTRFGVEFEGQNLLAEDSYSKGSEIKDGYPEFSDKLLKQLGWWDDLTAEEKASAEGKNWKTDVSGGIQRVAIKHGCIPFGNAKARAIVWTFPDRVPLHREPLYTPRRDLVADYPTWDDKEAIFRVPTLYKSIQEQDKSGEYPIILTSGRLVEYEGGGEETRSNPWLAELQQEMFVEVNPKDANDIGFKDGDDVWVEGAEKGRIKVKAMVTRRVKPGLAFIPFHFGGKFQGEDLRSKYPEGTDPYVIGEAANTATTYGYDPVTLMQETKVTLCNIRKA
- the fdh3B gene encoding formate dehydrogenase FDH3 subunit beta, coding for MARMKFLCDTKRCIECNGCVTACKNENDDALEWGIQRRRVVTLNDGEPGENSISVACMHCTDAPCMAVCPADCFEHTEDGIVLHNKDLCIGCGYCLFACPFGAPQFPKQEAFGERGKMDKCTFCAGGPETEPGSIEERQKYGANRIAEGKLPMCASLCSTKALLAGDAEKVSDVFRQRVVERGAKGAGWTDGNDLSYDATKS
- a CDS encoding formate dehydrogenase subunit gamma → MLTMFKRLFLVVLPMLAALTMLSPMSHASETNSSQTQSSSAQREITQLAGADFWRQVRNGEEGYTTSQSAEHGVLISTPGQTWYILKEKWMSPAGAVAIFGSIAFVTLMYVVIGPLMLSAPRTGRKIKRWSRLDRALHWSMAFTFLTLAFSGLMLVYGKHFLKPYIPTDLWGFIVLLAKQYHNYIGPIFYVLLMAVLIKWWRKSIFKMVDIQWFMKLGGMVGKHKGSHPSAEFSNAGEKALFWLLIVMGSVAAISGLVLDFPIFGQTRRDMELSNLVHMLAALILICGFVFHIYIGLFGMEGALEGMVTGEVDETWAKEHHDLWYKEVMEQEKNGVEQSANAATEKTEGVNKNEQTS
- a CDS encoding ammonium transporter; protein product: MSETVTQVHSAVQTLTQSSDTLFLLLGAIMVFLMHAGFAFLEVGTVRKKNQVNALVKILSDFGVSAIAYFFIGYWVAYGAHFFADAETLSQGNGYELVKFFFLMTFAAAIPAIVSGGIAERARFYPILIATLFTVGFVYPFFEGIIWNGNFGFQDWLEGQFGYGFHDFAGSVVVHGVGGWIALVAVYFLGMRKGRIRAGKHTNFAPSNIPFLALGSWILCVGWFGFNVMSAQAINGISGLVAMNSLMAMVGGILAALVAGKNDPGFIHNGPLAGLVAICAGSDLMHPLGALVTGGVAGALFVYLFTYMQNKTQIDDVLGVWPLHGVCGAWGGIAAGIFGQQAFWGLGGVSFASQVVGTLAGIAVALIGALIVYGVLSKLTGLRLSEEDEFNGADLSIHKISSINED
- the cobB gene encoding Sir2 family NAD+-dependent deacetylase, with protein sequence MHFPYRNIVILTGAGISAESGIQTFRAQDGLWENHKIEDVATPEGFAKDPDLVQAFYNKRRHGLQGEGIQPNSAHKALGELEDKLDGKVTIITQNIDNLHERGGSNNIIHMHGELLKARCSESNQVIEYKDDIETGELCHCCQIPAQMRPHIVWFGEMPLRMGDIYSALEEADLFISIGTSGVVYPAAGFVHDAKMHGAHTIEINLEPSAVESEFEEKRYGKASIEVPKLVGELLCSEKGSLTA
- a CDS encoding extracellular solute-binding protein, whose product is MKKTLYTGALCAATLLSTPSFAADQELYFYNWSEYIPNEVLEDFTKETGIKVYYSTYESNESMYAKLKTQGTGYDLVVPSTYFVSKMRKEGMLQELDKTKLSHFADLDPNYLDKPFDPSNNYSIPYIWGATGIGINSDMLDKSSVKNWGDLWDTQWEGQLMMMDDSREVFHIALSKLGYSPNTTNPEEIKEAYEELRKLMPNVLVFNSDFPANPYLAGEVSLGMLWNGSAYMARQEGATIDIIWPEKGAIFWMDSLAIPSGAKNIEAAHKMIDFLLRPENAAKIALEIGYPTPVKTAYPLLPKEFAEDKNVFPPQAVMDNGVWQDEVGEASVIYDEYFQKLKVNN